A genome region from Microbacterium sp. CGR2 includes the following:
- a CDS encoding mannitol dehydrogenase family protein has protein sequence MSALSVNLLGTRATTAPPVRIVHLGLGAFHRSHQAWYTANAADAEQWGIAAYSGRSSSLAEALTAQDGLYTLVVRSPEGDRAERIGSIVRAHGGSELARFVGDVSAPTTAILSLTITEAAYSPKETCVDVAVLGALADGAELSQIEPSTALGRVVLALEARRRAGSGSLALVSCDNLPDNGGVLRASVGSLAEAVPGLGDWIDSTVSFVSSSVDRITPRLSDEETAALAEVYDDRAPVVAEPFSDWVIAGSFPAGRPQWETAGARFTDDLDPWEARKLWLLNGAHSLLASLGRLRGHRTVSEAIADAECLRAVEAYWDEACAHLPDELGLSAYRSALLDRFRNPRIQHLLAQIGLDADTKVRVRIAPVAERERRSGRSGAACAVVIAAWLAVEGQAVDRESVAGTVGTLSAALGADAAFVEAVHRALERVGNLTLR, from the coding sequence GTGAGTGCTCTCTCCGTCAACCTCCTCGGCACCCGCGCCACGACGGCGCCTCCGGTGCGGATCGTGCATCTCGGACTCGGCGCCTTCCACCGTTCGCATCAGGCGTGGTACACCGCGAATGCGGCCGACGCCGAGCAGTGGGGTATCGCCGCCTACAGCGGACGCAGCTCGTCGCTCGCCGAAGCGCTGACTGCGCAGGACGGCCTGTACACACTGGTCGTCCGGTCGCCGGAGGGTGATCGGGCCGAGCGCATAGGCAGCATCGTGCGCGCCCATGGCGGATCGGAGCTCGCTCGGTTCGTGGGCGATGTGTCGGCCCCCACGACGGCGATCCTGTCGCTCACCATCACGGAAGCCGCGTACTCGCCGAAGGAGACATGCGTCGACGTCGCAGTCCTGGGCGCCCTCGCAGACGGTGCCGAGCTGTCGCAGATCGAGCCGAGCACGGCTCTCGGACGTGTCGTGCTCGCTCTGGAGGCGCGTCGACGAGCCGGAAGCGGCTCGCTCGCCCTGGTGTCGTGTGACAACCTCCCCGACAACGGCGGAGTGCTGCGCGCATCGGTCGGCTCTCTCGCGGAGGCGGTTCCCGGACTCGGCGATTGGATCGACAGCACCGTGTCCTTCGTGTCGAGCTCGGTGGATCGGATCACCCCGAGACTCTCCGACGAGGAGACGGCGGCGCTGGCGGAGGTCTACGACGACCGCGCGCCGGTCGTCGCCGAACCCTTCTCCGACTGGGTGATCGCAGGCTCGTTCCCTGCAGGACGACCGCAGTGGGAGACGGCGGGGGCGCGCTTTACCGACGATCTCGACCCGTGGGAGGCGCGCAAACTCTGGCTGCTGAACGGTGCGCACAGTCTTCTCGCCTCGCTGGGACGACTCCGCGGTCATCGCACTGTCTCCGAGGCGATCGCCGATGCCGAGTGCCTGCGGGCCGTCGAGGCGTACTGGGATGAGGCGTGCGCGCATCTTCCGGACGAACTCGGTCTGTCGGCGTATCGCTCGGCACTGCTCGACCGGTTCCGCAACCCTCGCATCCAGCATCTGCTCGCCCAGATCGGTCTCGATGCCGACACCAAGGTGCGTGTCCGGATAGCCCCGGTCGCCGAACGGGAGCGGCGTTCCGGTCGCTCCGGTGCGGCGTGTGCTGTCGTCATCGCCGCGTGGTTGGCGGTGGAAGGGCAGGCGGTCGATCGCGAGTCGGTCGCGGGCACGGTCGGCACGCTCAGCGCAGCGCTCGGTGCAGACGCTGCCTTCGTCGAAGCGGTGCACAGGGCCCTTGAGCGGGTGGGGAACCTCACGCTTCGGTAA
- the uxaC gene encoding glucuronate isomerase has protein sequence MTHASLTRRDRDRLLPADPASRTVARALYERVADAPIISPHGHVPVEWLVDDRPFADPASLLISHDHYVTRLLHASGVGLDELGVGGSTADPREIWRKFAEHWSLFAGTASGYWLTESLENVLDVRVPLCAATADQSYDHIVEQLATPALRPRALFESFGIEVLATTDDPLDDLSGHAALAAEGRVGRVIPTFRPDRYLDPDAGGFGDNVARLLAATGSPSTFAGYLAALEQRRQYFIEHGAVSADHGVEVPETLDLTAAEAGSLFARVLAGDADAEDRQAFRAHMLFQMARMSVQDGLVMTVHAGVVRNHSTATFRRFGPDTGHDIPRRTDFVGGLRPLLERFGLERDLHLVLFAVDETVYSREIAPLAGFYPSLYIGAPWWFLDAPDAMARFRSAVTETAGFSRGSGFIDDTRAFLSIPARHDTARRADASFLARLVIEGRVDEETAGAVIDDIVGPQPKRVFKL, from the coding sequence ATGACTCACGCTTCTCTCACGCGGCGCGACCGCGATCGCCTGCTTCCCGCCGACCCGGCGTCGCGCACCGTCGCGCGCGCCCTGTACGAGCGGGTCGCCGACGCCCCGATCATCTCGCCGCACGGCCATGTCCCGGTGGAATGGCTCGTCGACGACCGGCCCTTCGCTGATCCCGCCTCACTGCTGATCAGTCACGATCACTATGTGACCCGCCTGCTCCATGCGTCCGGTGTCGGGCTCGACGAACTCGGCGTCGGCGGAAGCACGGCGGACCCGCGTGAGATCTGGAGGAAGTTCGCCGAACACTGGTCGCTCTTCGCCGGTACGGCGTCGGGGTACTGGCTCACGGAATCACTCGAGAACGTGCTCGATGTCCGGGTCCCGCTCTGCGCAGCGACGGCGGATCAGAGCTACGACCACATCGTCGAGCAGCTCGCGACTCCGGCACTCAGGCCGCGGGCGCTGTTCGAGAGCTTCGGCATCGAGGTGCTCGCGACCACTGATGACCCGCTCGACGATCTGTCGGGGCACGCGGCGCTCGCCGCAGAGGGACGCGTCGGCAGGGTCATCCCCACGTTCCGGCCCGATCGCTATCTCGACCCGGATGCCGGGGGATTCGGCGACAACGTCGCGAGGCTGCTCGCCGCGACGGGTAGCCCCAGCACTTTCGCCGGGTACCTCGCCGCGCTGGAGCAGCGGAGGCAGTACTTCATCGAGCACGGCGCCGTCTCGGCCGATCACGGCGTGGAGGTCCCGGAGACTCTCGACCTGACCGCCGCAGAGGCCGGATCCCTGTTCGCGCGAGTGCTGGCCGGCGATGCCGATGCCGAGGACCGCCAGGCGTTCCGAGCGCACATGCTTTTCCAGATGGCGAGGATGAGCGTTCAGGACGGGCTCGTCATGACCGTCCACGCGGGTGTCGTGCGCAATCACAGCACGGCGACCTTCCGCAGATTCGGGCCCGACACCGGGCACGACATCCCGCGGCGCACCGACTTCGTGGGCGGCCTGCGTCCGCTGCTCGAGAGGTTCGGGCTCGAACGCGATCTGCACCTCGTGCTGTTCGCCGTCGATGAGACCGTCTACTCCCGCGAGATCGCACCGCTCGCGGGCTTCTATCCGAGTCTCTACATCGGGGCGCCGTGGTGGTTCCTCGATGCTCCTGACGCGATGGCACGATTCCGCTCGGCAGTGACCGAGACCGCAGGGTTCTCTCGCGGATCCGGGTTCATCGACGACACCCGCGCGTTCCTCTCGATCCCCGCGCGCCACGACACGGCACGCCGTGCCGACGCCTCGTTCCTCGCTCGACTCGTGATCGAGGGGCGGGTGGATGAGGAGACGGCCGGTGCGGTCATCGACGACATCGTCGGGCCGCAGCCGAAGCGGGTGTTCAAGCTGTGA
- the uidA gene encoding beta-glucuronidase: MLRPQWSPTRELVGLDGLWRFAVDDPEVAEPWSSRLRTELEAPVPSSYDDLFADQQIRDHVGWVWYQRDVRVPRGWDGAPILVRVEAASHRARVYAGDTLVGAHEGGFTPFDVDVTDQAIPGEEFRLTIGVDNELSRTTLPPGFVTVADDGRKQQRYLHDFYNYGGLPRSVWLAAVPSARIEDITVVPHIDGTDGVLRYEIVTTEDAEVSIRVRDAEGSQVAEGRGRTGEIRVPDATLWQPGAGYLYDIVVEATTESGVRDVYTLPVGIRTVEVRGAEFLINGEPFYFRGFGKHEDSPVRGKGHDPAYMVHDFHLMKWAGANSFRTSHYPYAEDVLEYADRHGIVVIDETAAVGLNLAIGAGMGTGATRSTFGPDGFGDATRESHAQAIRELIARDKNHPSVVMWCITNEPASFEDGARTYFEPLVSLTRELDPHRPVTFANLIQATYGADRIADLFDVICLNRYYGWYADGGDLRSAEQHLEAELLGWERTYGKPLVMTEYGADTVVGTHSVYDQPWTEEYQLAFLEMYHRVFDRVPGVVGEQVWNFADFHTPGSAFRVDGNKKGIFTRDRRPKAAAHALRTRWHG; the protein is encoded by the coding sequence ATGCTGCGACCCCAGTGGTCTCCCACCCGTGAACTGGTCGGTCTCGACGGGCTCTGGCGATTCGCCGTCGACGACCCCGAGGTCGCCGAACCCTGGTCGAGTCGGCTCCGGACTGAGCTGGAGGCTCCGGTTCCTTCCAGCTATGACGACCTGTTCGCCGATCAGCAGATCCGCGACCACGTCGGGTGGGTCTGGTACCAGCGGGACGTTCGCGTTCCGCGGGGGTGGGATGGTGCGCCCATCCTGGTTCGCGTCGAGGCCGCCTCTCATCGCGCTCGCGTCTACGCGGGCGACACCCTCGTCGGCGCCCACGAAGGTGGATTCACGCCCTTCGACGTCGATGTGACCGATCAGGCGATCCCAGGCGAGGAGTTCCGTCTGACGATCGGTGTCGACAACGAGCTCTCGCGCACGACACTTCCTCCGGGTTTCGTCACCGTCGCCGACGACGGTCGCAAGCAGCAGCGCTACCTGCACGACTTCTACAACTACGGCGGGCTGCCGCGGTCGGTGTGGCTCGCGGCGGTGCCGTCCGCACGCATCGAGGACATCACCGTGGTCCCCCACATCGATGGCACCGACGGCGTCCTCCGCTACGAGATCGTCACCACCGAGGACGCGGAGGTGTCGATTCGCGTGCGAGACGCGGAAGGATCTCAGGTGGCCGAGGGGCGAGGGAGGACCGGCGAGATCCGCGTCCCCGACGCGACCCTCTGGCAGCCCGGAGCGGGGTACCTCTACGACATCGTCGTCGAGGCGACGACCGAGTCCGGTGTGCGCGACGTCTACACGCTCCCGGTCGGCATCCGCACCGTCGAGGTGAGGGGAGCGGAGTTCCTCATCAACGGCGAGCCGTTCTACTTCCGCGGCTTCGGCAAGCACGAGGACAGCCCGGTGCGGGGCAAGGGCCATGACCCCGCGTACATGGTCCATGACTTCCACCTCATGAAGTGGGCGGGTGCGAACTCCTTCCGCACCTCGCACTACCCCTACGCCGAGGATGTGCTCGAGTACGCAGACCGTCACGGCATCGTCGTGATCGATGAGACGGCTGCGGTCGGGCTCAACCTCGCCATCGGCGCGGGGATGGGAACAGGGGCCACCCGCTCGACCTTCGGCCCTGACGGGTTCGGCGACGCGACCCGAGAGTCGCACGCACAGGCGATCAGGGAGCTGATCGCGCGCGACAAGAATCACCCGAGCGTCGTCATGTGGTGCATCACCAACGAGCCGGCCTCCTTCGAGGACGGAGCTCGCACGTACTTCGAACCGCTCGTGTCGCTCACGCGCGAGCTCGACCCGCACCGCCCCGTCACCTTCGCCAACCTCATCCAGGCGACCTATGGCGCAGACCGCATCGCCGACCTCTTCGACGTCATCTGCCTCAACCGCTACTACGGGTGGTACGCCGACGGCGGAGACCTGCGCAGCGCGGAGCAGCACCTCGAAGCCGAGCTGCTCGGCTGGGAGCGCACCTACGGCAAGCCGCTGGTGATGACAGAGTACGGGGCGGACACGGTGGTCGGCACGCATTCGGTGTATGACCAGCCGTGGACCGAGGAGTACCAGCTCGCCTTCCTCGAGATGTACCACCGCGTCTTCGACCGGGTGCCGGGCGTCGTTGGCGAACAGGTGTGGAACTTCGCGGACTTCCATACGCCCGGCAGCGCATTCCGCGTCGACGGCAACAAGAAGGGCATCTTCACCAGGGACCGCCGCCCGAAGGCCGCGGCGCACGCCCTTCGTACCCGCTGGCACGGCTGA
- a CDS encoding LacI family DNA-binding transcriptional regulator has product MSRDEPNASDEPVATEGRAGRRPTIYDIAQKVGLNPSTVSRALNKPGRTNAATEEKIRAAAGELGYRVNPMARSLPTGLTGTFAIVLPDITNPVHFELIRGAEQVARASGFTLIVSETEASAELELETIETLQPSVDGLLVVASRLADEELAALAREKPIVAANHSAPSLPSVIPHLVMGLTAAMDHLHDLGHRSVAYLGLGDIQINRARWDLTLDLATTRGISAVEITVDAPTVAAGADALRRVRASGVTAVLAYNDLVAHGLLRAARSGGVQLPESFSVIGFDDIFSAELAAPALTTLRSPLREIGTRAMQTLIDPERNRVASKVVLPLELVVRESTAAPRT; this is encoded by the coding sequence ATGTCGAGAGATGAACCGAACGCGTCCGACGAGCCGGTGGCGACCGAGGGTCGGGCTGGCAGACGTCCGACGATCTACGACATCGCTCAGAAGGTCGGCCTCAATCCGTCGACGGTCTCTCGTGCGCTGAACAAGCCAGGGCGCACCAACGCGGCCACCGAAGAGAAGATCCGCGCTGCAGCAGGCGAGCTCGGTTATCGGGTGAACCCGATGGCGAGATCACTGCCCACCGGGCTGACCGGCACCTTCGCGATCGTTCTTCCCGACATCACGAACCCGGTCCACTTCGAGTTGATCCGCGGTGCAGAGCAGGTCGCGCGCGCCAGCGGCTTCACACTGATCGTGTCAGAGACGGAAGCGTCGGCGGAGCTCGAACTCGAGACGATCGAGACTCTTCAGCCCTCCGTCGACGGACTCCTCGTCGTCGCGTCGAGACTGGCCGACGAGGAGCTCGCGGCCCTGGCTCGCGAGAAGCCGATCGTCGCGGCGAACCACTCGGCACCGTCGCTTCCGAGCGTGATCCCCCACCTCGTCATGGGGCTCACAGCCGCGATGGATCATCTGCACGATCTCGGCCACAGGTCCGTCGCTTATCTCGGGCTCGGCGACATCCAGATCAACCGCGCCCGCTGGGACCTCACCCTCGACCTTGCGACCACTCGAGGCATCTCCGCGGTCGAGATCACGGTCGATGCCCCGACCGTCGCCGCCGGTGCCGACGCGCTCCGCCGTGTGCGAGCGAGCGGGGTCACGGCTGTGCTCGCCTACAACGACCTCGTCGCGCACGGCCTGCTTCGAGCCGCGCGCAGTGGTGGGGTGCAGCTGCCCGAGAGCTTCAGCGTGATCGGCTTCGACGACATCTTCAGCGCCGAGCTCGCCGCCCCCGCTCTCACGACGCTGCGATCACCGCTCCGAGAGATCGGAACGCGCGCGATGCAGACGCTCATCGACCCCGAACGCAATCGGGTGGCCTCGAAGGTCGTGCTCCCGCTCGAGCTGGTCGTTCGCGAGTCGACAGCGGCGCCGAGGACCTGA
- a CDS encoding tautomerase family protein, translated as MPLVRIDHSDSRTDSAAISGAIHDAIVETYGIPVGDRFQIITSRGASTIIAEDAGLGFERTDPVIIQIFTQRGRTDEIKQRLYAAIAARLETVGVQGEDVFIGYVENGPQDWSFGFGRAQYLTGELAVPAAAPTV; from the coding sequence ATGCCCCTCGTACGCATCGACCACAGCGATTCCCGCACCGATTCAGCTGCGATCTCAGGCGCGATCCACGACGCGATCGTGGAGACCTACGGCATCCCGGTCGGGGATCGGTTCCAGATCATCACCTCGCGGGGTGCGAGCACGATCATCGCGGAGGATGCGGGGCTCGGATTCGAGCGCACCGATCCGGTGATCATCCAGATCTTCACGCAGCGGGGCCGCACCGATGAGATCAAACAGCGCCTGTACGCGGCCATCGCCGCCCGGCTCGAGACGGTGGGGGTACAGGGCGAGGACGTCTTCATCGGATACGTCGAGAACGGCCCCCAGGACTGGTCTTTCGGGTTCGGCCGCGCTCAGTATCTGACCGGCGAGCTCGCTGTTCCTGCGGCTGCTCCGACGGTGTGA
- a CDS encoding sugar porter family MFS transporter, which produces MSNSRITRPSPTATGGTAGRGFLARLTVISTLGGLLFGYDTGVISGALLYMRDDLAMSTGEEAWVVSALLFPGAAFGALLGGRIADALGRKRSLLVCAVIFLVGAIACAIAPNVTIMVIARIFLGFGVGAAAVACPLYLAEMAPADKRGRMVTINELMIVTGQLLAFAINALLAVLISDTHVWRIMLAVASVPAIILLVGMLLLPESPRWFGARGRLDEARLVLSKSRTPEEVETELAEIAQNATVEGDQRRHAWRALRENRWMRRLLYVGFGLATVQQATGINTVNYYAPSILTQTGLGDQAALIATIGVGLTSVTMTIVGIWLIGFVGRRRMLAIGFSGVVGSQIVLALVFLLPPSDTVSYLILAAMMLFVAFVQGFIGTVVWLLLSEIFPLAIRGLAMGLAVFVLWTVNAFISFVFPQIVEGIGSTWTFALFAAINAVSLWFVLTQVPETKGRSLETLETDFRTQAIRTIPRRERLAGR; this is translated from the coding sequence GTGTCGAATTCCCGCATCACCAGACCGTCGCCGACCGCGACCGGTGGAACCGCAGGCCGCGGGTTCCTCGCGCGCCTGACGGTGATCTCCACCCTCGGCGGTCTGCTCTTCGGCTACGACACCGGAGTCATCTCCGGTGCGCTGCTCTACATGCGCGACGACCTCGCGATGTCCACCGGCGAAGAGGCCTGGGTCGTCAGTGCGCTGCTGTTCCCCGGCGCCGCCTTCGGCGCCCTCCTGGGCGGACGCATCGCGGATGCGCTCGGCCGAAAGCGCAGTCTTCTCGTCTGCGCCGTCATCTTCCTCGTCGGCGCCATCGCGTGCGCGATCGCGCCGAACGTGACGATCATGGTGATCGCGCGCATCTTCCTCGGCTTCGGCGTGGGGGCGGCGGCCGTCGCCTGTCCGCTCTACCTCGCCGAGATGGCGCCAGCCGACAAGCGCGGTCGCATGGTGACGATCAACGAGCTCATGATCGTCACGGGCCAGCTGCTGGCGTTCGCGATCAACGCGCTGCTCGCCGTGCTCATCAGCGACACGCATGTCTGGCGCATCATGCTCGCCGTGGCATCCGTTCCCGCGATCATCCTTCTGGTCGGCATGCTCCTGCTTCCCGAATCACCCCGTTGGTTCGGAGCCCGTGGCCGTCTCGACGAGGCGCGACTCGTGCTCAGCAAGAGCCGCACGCCCGAAGAGGTCGAGACAGAGCTCGCCGAGATCGCACAGAACGCCACGGTCGAGGGAGACCAGCGTCGCCACGCGTGGCGCGCCCTGCGAGAAAACCGCTGGATGCGGCGACTCCTGTACGTCGGATTTGGCCTTGCCACCGTGCAGCAGGCCACCGGTATCAACACCGTCAACTACTACGCGCCGAGCATCCTCACCCAGACCGGTCTGGGTGACCAGGCCGCGCTGATCGCGACGATCGGCGTCGGGCTGACCAGCGTCACCATGACGATCGTGGGCATCTGGCTCATCGGCTTCGTCGGCCGGCGCCGGATGCTCGCCATCGGCTTCAGCGGCGTGGTGGGGTCGCAGATCGTGCTCGCGCTCGTCTTCCTCCTGCCGCCGTCCGACACGGTCAGCTACCTGATCCTCGCCGCCATGATGCTCTTCGTCGCCTTCGTGCAGGGCTTCATCGGCACCGTCGTCTGGCTGCTGCTGAGCGAGATCTTCCCGCTGGCGATCCGCGGACTCGCGATGGGGCTCGCCGTGTTCGTGCTCTGGACCGTGAACGCGTTCATCTCGTTCGTCTTCCCGCAGATCGTCGAAGGCATCGGTTCGACCTGGACGTTCGCGCTCTTCGCGGCGATCAACGCCGTCTCGCTGTGGTTCGTGCTCACCCAGGTTCCTGAGACCAAGGGCCGCTCGCTCGAGACGCTCGAGACCGACTTCCGAACCCAGGCGATCCGCACCATCCCCCGCCGGGAGCGCCTCGCGGGTCGCTGA
- a CDS encoding sugar phosphate isomerase/epimerase yields MVRIALDPTPYHHDHALLDFPEVAARLGYEHLHLTPHGDFAPFFRYPKADDALVGALKKRAADAGVSIPALLPVQRISSPDEVQRVAAVRNMRRIIELAVALDVPVLNTEFSGRPERQEDSEAAFYRSMEELLPILEKEGVRMNIDPHPDDFVEDGLEAWRVIRGLNSSAVGFVYVGSHTFHYGDRATTLLPEIGDRLGAVYAADTFDHNRSHGLRYISNPPGNAARVHQHLRIGDGDVDWTQLFDTLRATGYFDRADALIVSNVFAEDEHADEVSRFQLQKLRELIG; encoded by the coding sequence ATGGTCCGCATCGCGCTCGACCCCACTCCGTACCACCACGATCACGCGCTCCTCGACTTCCCGGAGGTCGCGGCGCGGCTCGGGTACGAGCATCTGCACCTGACCCCGCACGGCGACTTCGCGCCGTTCTTCCGGTATCCGAAAGCGGATGACGCGCTCGTCGGCGCGCTCAAGAAGCGTGCGGCCGACGCCGGTGTGAGCATCCCGGCCCTGCTGCCGGTGCAGCGGATCTCCTCACCCGACGAGGTGCAGCGCGTCGCCGCGGTGCGCAACATGCGCCGCATCATCGAGCTGGCGGTCGCGCTCGACGTCCCCGTGCTGAACACCGAGTTCTCGGGTCGCCCCGAGCGACAGGAGGACAGTGAGGCTGCGTTCTACCGGTCGATGGAGGAGCTGCTGCCGATCCTCGAGAAGGAGGGGGTGCGGATGAACATCGATCCTCACCCGGACGACTTCGTCGAGGACGGACTCGAGGCCTGGCGTGTCATCCGCGGACTCAACTCGTCTGCGGTCGGATTCGTCTACGTCGGATCGCACACATTCCACTACGGAGACCGGGCGACGACTCTGCTCCCCGAGATCGGCGATCGTCTGGGAGCCGTATACGCAGCGGACACCTTCGACCACAACCGCTCGCACGGCCTTCGCTACATCTCGAACCCTCCCGGAAACGCGGCACGCGTGCACCAGCACCTGCGGATCGGTGACGGTGACGTCGACTGGACGCAGCTGTTCGACACTCTGCGCGCGACCGGCTACTTCGACCGTGCCGACGCCCTCATCGTGTCGAACGTGTTCGCCGAGGATGAGCACGCCGACGAGGTGTCGCGCTTCCAGCTGCAGAAGCTGCGCGAGCTGATCGGCTGA
- a CDS encoding Gfo/Idh/MocA family oxidoreductase yields MTTDLRIGVVGAGLMGADHIARITHRISGAVVSAIVEPDAGRAAAAAEKAPGAATFSRVEDAIAADALDAVLIATPGQFHAPVLIPALEAGLPILCEKPLTPDSATSWEILQREQKLERPHIQIGFMRRFDPEYAALRELIASGDAGDLVMVRGVHRNPSVPDSYTQTMLITDSVVHEFDVIPWLAGSSVKSVEIKFPRRNTLTPEHLREPILVIMELENGVLVDVEMNVSVQFGYQVGTEAVFEKGIARIGQPSGLQQWRDGQFSITDHMSFTTRFAEAYDGQIQRWVNAVTDGRLVDGPNAWDGYLVALACEAGVKALEGGIVPVEAAERPAFYA; encoded by the coding sequence ATGACCACTGACCTCCGTATCGGCGTCGTCGGCGCCGGACTCATGGGCGCCGATCACATCGCGCGCATCACGCACCGCATCTCCGGAGCCGTCGTCTCGGCGATCGTCGAGCCGGACGCCGGGCGCGCGGCCGCCGCCGCCGAGAAGGCCCCCGGCGCTGCCACTTTCAGCCGTGTCGAGGACGCGATCGCCGCGGATGCGCTCGACGCCGTGCTGATCGCGACGCCGGGCCAGTTCCACGCGCCCGTCCTGATCCCCGCGCTCGAGGCCGGCCTGCCGATCCTCTGCGAGAAGCCGCTCACGCCCGACTCCGCCACCTCGTGGGAGATCCTTCAGCGGGAGCAGAAGCTCGAGAGGCCGCACATCCAGATCGGCTTCATGCGACGCTTCGATCCGGAGTACGCGGCACTGCGCGAGCTGATCGCGTCCGGCGACGCCGGCGACCTCGTGATGGTGCGCGGTGTCCACCGCAACCCGTCGGTGCCCGACAGCTACACGCAGACGATGCTCATCACCGACTCTGTCGTCCATGAGTTCGATGTCATCCCGTGGCTGGCCGGCTCGAGCGTGAAGTCGGTCGAGATCAAGTTCCCGCGACGCAACACCCTCACGCCCGAGCACCTGCGCGAGCCCATCCTCGTGATCATGGAACTCGAGAACGGCGTGCTCGTCGATGTCGAGATGAACGTCAGCGTGCAGTTCGGGTACCAGGTCGGCACCGAGGCCGTGTTCGAGAAGGGCATTGCCCGCATCGGACAGCCGTCTGGCCTGCAGCAGTGGCGAGACGGACAGTTCTCGATCACGGACCACATGAGCTTCACGACGCGGTTCGCCGAGGCGTACGACGGTCAGATCCAGCGCTGGGTGAACGCGGTCACCGACGGCCGGCTCGTCGACGGGCCGAATGCCTGGGACGGCTACCTCGTCGCCCTCGCCTGCGAGGCCGGGGTCAAGGCGCTCGAGGGCGGTATCGTTCCCGTCGAAGCCGCCGAGCGTCCCGCGTTCTACGCCTGA
- a CDS encoding sugar phosphate isomerase/epimerase — MTDTTTAASAAAGANPGLRIGTAPDSWGVWFPDDPKQVPWQRFLDEVVAAGYSWIELGPYGYLPTDPHQLEDELGSRGLKLSAGTVFTGFHKGDDQWQRAWDQALAVAGLASKLGAEHLVVIPDLWRSDATSEVLESRTLSDEQWKKLAAGHDRLGKALLEEFGVKQQFHSHADSHIGTTREVVRFLDETDERYTNLCLDTGHFAYYGGDNVKLIQERPERIGYLHLKQVDTSLLFDVLKNDVPFADAVTQGIMIEPPHGVPDLGPIIEAVAAIDPDIFAIVEQDMYGCDVDYPFPIAQRTREHIFGCTHLARIH, encoded by the coding sequence ATGACTGACACCACCACCGCCGCCTCCGCGGCCGCAGGCGCCAACCCGGGTCTGCGCATCGGCACCGCTCCGGATTCCTGGGGCGTCTGGTTCCCGGACGACCCGAAGCAGGTTCCCTGGCAGCGCTTCCTCGACGAGGTCGTCGCGGCCGGGTATTCGTGGATCGAGCTCGGCCCGTACGGATACCTGCCGACCGACCCCCATCAGCTCGAAGACGAACTCGGCTCGCGCGGGCTCAAGCTCTCCGCCGGCACCGTGTTCACCGGCTTCCACAAGGGCGACGACCAGTGGCAGCGCGCCTGGGACCAGGCGCTCGCCGTCGCCGGACTCGCATCGAAGCTGGGCGCCGAGCACCTCGTCGTCATCCCCGACCTGTGGCGCAGCGATGCGACCAGCGAGGTGCTCGAGTCGCGCACGCTCTCGGACGAGCAGTGGAAGAAGCTGGCCGCAGGGCACGATCGGCTGGGCAAGGCGCTGCTCGAGGAGTTCGGTGTGAAGCAGCAGTTCCACTCTCACGCGGACAGCCACATCGGCACCACGCGCGAGGTCGTGCGCTTCCTCGACGAGACCGACGAGCGGTACACCAACCTGTGCCTCGACACCGGCCACTTCGCCTACTACGGCGGCGACAACGTCAAGCTCATCCAGGAGCGCCCCGAACGCATCGGCTATCTGCACCTCAAGCAGGTCGACACCTCGCTGCTCTTCGACGTGCTCAAGAACGATGTGCCGTTCGCGGATGCGGTCACGCAGGGCATCATGATCGAACCGCCGCACGGCGTGCCGGACCTCGGACCGATCATCGAAGCGGTCGCGGCGATCGACCCGGACATCTTCGCGATCGTCGAGCAGGACATGTACGGCTGCGACGTCGACTACCCGTTCCCCATTGCACAGCGCACGCGTGAGCACATCTTCGGATGCACGCACCTCGCCCGCATCCACTGA